One window of the Rhipicephalus sanguineus isolate Rsan-2018 chromosome 4, BIME_Rsan_1.4, whole genome shotgun sequence genome contains the following:
- the LOC119388964 gene encoding uncharacterized protein LOC119388964, whose amino-acid sequence MLTGPDGVARTPSPYLEVLTKRLDSFPSERWLPAVLPVHVPLYPAKIQDSETVDWRVGRTVHRGETLPCFADKHGCLVAERSEGSCHLAPAFEYLAQSRGTHYRWHPLSDSLLTGRAKLVRESFGDKEQVVIVGHGMPNRRLLAARASHYGLLVLGHLAVDRTGFVMGGGEVTGCDPRGAHHSALVTARHDVKVLIKTPSHSP is encoded by the exons ATGCTCACCGGTCCTGATGGCGTGGCGCGGACACCGTCGCCTTACCTCGAGGTACTGACGAAGCGCCTGGATTCCTTCCCCAGCGAACGGTGGCTACCCGCCGTGCTGCCCGTCCACGTCCCGTTGTACCCAGCTAAGATCCAGGACAGCGAGACAGTGGATTGGCGCGTCGGCCGCACAGTACACAG AGGTGAAACACTTCCGTGTTTCGCCGACAAGCACGGCTGCCTCGTGGCGGAGCGCTCCGAGGGCAGCTGCCACCTGGCGCCAGCTTTCGAGTACCTCGCGCAAAGCCGAGGAACTCACTACCGCTGGCACCCGCTCTCCGACTCTCTACTCACGGGAAGGGCGAAACTGGTACGCGAGAGCTTCGGCGATAAGGAACAGGTGGTCATCGTCGGCCATGGGATGCCCAACCGGAGGCTACTGGCGGCCAGGGCTAGTCACTACGGTTTGCTCGTGCTGGGCCATCTAGCCGTTGACAGAACGGGCTTTGTCATGGGAGGCGGAGAAGTGACCGGCTGCGACCCACGTGGGGCGCACCACTCGGCTCTTGTCACTGCTCGGCATGACGTGAAG